One Bos indicus isolate NIAB-ARS_2022 breed Sahiwal x Tharparkar chromosome 22, NIAB-ARS_B.indTharparkar_mat_pri_1.0, whole genome shotgun sequence DNA window includes the following coding sequences:
- the VGLL4 gene encoding transcription cofactor vestigial-like protein 4 isoform X8: MIKVRNKTANGDCRKDPRERSRSPIERAVAPTMSLHSGPLYASLPSLSMEQPLALTKNSLDAGRPAGLSPTLAPVERQQNRPSVITCASASARNCNLSHCPVAHSGCAAGPASYRRTPSSTCDPVVEEHFRRSLGKNYKEPEPAPNSVSITGSVDDHFAKALGDTWLQIKAAKDGASSSPESASRRGQPASPSAHMVSHSHSPSVVS; the protein is encoded by the exons GAATAAGACGGCCAACGGGGACTGTCGGAAAGACCCCCGGGAGCGGAGCCGCAGCCCCATCGAGCGGGCCGTGGCCCCCACCATGAGCCTGCACAGTGGCCCCCTGTACGCGTCCCTGCCCAGCCTGAGCATGGAGCAGCCCCTCGCACTGACCAAGAACAGCCTGGACGCCGGCAGGCCGGCCGGCCTCTCGCCCACCCTGGCCCCGGTGGAGCGGCAGCAG AATCGGCCCTCGGTGATCACGTGCGCCTCCGCCAGCGCCCGCAACTGCAACCTCTCGCACTGCCCAGTGGCGCACAGCGGCTGTGCGGCCGGCCCGGCCAGCTACCGGCGGACCCCGAGCT CCACCTGCGACCCCGTGGTGGAGGAGCACTTCCGCCGGAGCCTGGGCAAGAACTACAAGGAGCCAGAGCCGGCCCCCAACTCCGTGTCCATCACGGGCTCCGTGGACGACCACTTCGCCAAGGCCCTGGGCGACACGTGGCTCCAGATCAAGGCGGCCAAGGACGGCGCGTCCAGCAGCCCCGAGTCGGCCTCGCGCCGGGGCCAGCCCGCCAGCCCCTCGGCCCACATGGTCAGCCACAGCCATTCCCCGTCCGTGGTCTCCTGA
- the VGLL4 gene encoding transcription cofactor vestigial-like protein 4 isoform X7, with amino-acid sequence MSRIFAPHLNKTANGDCRKDPRERSRSPIERAVAPTMSLHSGPLYASLPSLSMEQPLALTKNSLDAGRPAGLSPTLAPVERQQNRPSVITCASASARNCNLSHCPVAHSGCAAGPASYRRTPSSTCDPVVEEHFRRSLGKNYKEPEPAPNSVSITGSVDDHFAKALGDTWLQIKAAKDGASSSPESASRRGQPASPSAHMVSHSHSPSVVS; translated from the exons GAATAAGACGGCCAACGGGGACTGTCGGAAAGACCCCCGGGAGCGGAGCCGCAGCCCCATCGAGCGGGCCGTGGCCCCCACCATGAGCCTGCACAGTGGCCCCCTGTACGCGTCCCTGCCCAGCCTGAGCATGGAGCAGCCCCTCGCACTGACCAAGAACAGCCTGGACGCCGGCAGGCCGGCCGGCCTCTCGCCCACCCTGGCCCCGGTGGAGCGGCAGCAG AATCGGCCCTCGGTGATCACGTGCGCCTCCGCCAGCGCCCGCAACTGCAACCTCTCGCACTGCCCAGTGGCGCACAGCGGCTGTGCGGCCGGCCCGGCCAGCTACCGGCGGACCCCGAGCT CCACCTGCGACCCCGTGGTGGAGGAGCACTTCCGCCGGAGCCTGGGCAAGAACTACAAGGAGCCAGAGCCGGCCCCCAACTCCGTGTCCATCACGGGCTCCGTGGACGACCACTTCGCCAAGGCCCTGGGCGACACGTGGCTCCAGATCAAGGCGGCCAAGGACGGCGCGTCCAGCAGCCCCGAGTCGGCCTCGCGCCGGGGCCAGCCCGCCAGCCCCTCGGCCCACATGGTCAGCCACAGCCATTCCCCGTCCGTGGTCTCCTGA